A single region of the Arthrobacter sp. V1I7 genome encodes:
- a CDS encoding C40 family peptidase yields MSMTEAIGRMQGIQTMIAELTRPAAEANAAAAKSAAASALATATGNGDAASFTQALTAALGGTAGTDVSSLASGLGLGGTTAVGALRGLTAPGAVAGTADGAVTGTDVVAKAKKYIGVPYVWGGTNPATGMDCSGFTQRVFKDLGIEIPRVVSDQMRQGTPVASLAEAKPGDLLVSFGGDHISIYLGNGKAIDAPVPGKTIQIRDAWEQHSNLTSIRRIVPAGAAA; encoded by the coding sequence ATGAGCATGACCGAGGCGATCGGCAGGATGCAGGGCATCCAGACCATGATTGCGGAACTGACGCGCCCGGCCGCAGAGGCAAACGCCGCAGCAGCGAAGTCCGCCGCCGCGTCCGCCCTTGCCACTGCGACGGGCAACGGCGACGCCGCTTCCTTTACCCAGGCGCTCACGGCCGCGTTGGGTGGAACCGCCGGAACCGACGTCTCCTCCCTGGCCAGCGGCCTGGGCCTGGGGGGCACGACGGCGGTCGGTGCCCTCAGGGGACTGACCGCTCCCGGCGCTGTCGCCGGCACCGCCGACGGGGCCGTCACCGGGACCGACGTCGTCGCCAAGGCGAAGAAGTACATCGGCGTTCCCTACGTCTGGGGTGGCACCAACCCCGCCACCGGCATGGACTGCTCCGGCTTCACCCAACGCGTCTTCAAGGACCTGGGCATCGAGATCCCCCGGGTGGTGAGCGACCAGATGCGGCAGGGAACGCCGGTCGCGTCCCTGGCCGAGGCCAAGCCCGGAGACCTGCTGGTCAGCTTCGGCGGGGACCACATCTCCATCTACCTCGGCAACGGCAAGGCCATTGACGCCCCGGTGCCCGGAAAAACCATCCAGATCCGGGACGCCTGGGAGCAGCACTCGAACCTGACATCCATCCGGCGCATCGTTCCGGCAGGGGCCGCAGCATGA
- a CDS encoding flagellar FliJ family protein: MNRQFSLAGLLRLRQIQQDQAATGLARARSRSSSVRAREAAARRDLGATDDPISSSASLRAIAAARSSSHSMLADLQSLGRIAESEETDARSEFIAARTRSVGLEKLQARHHAEVATEDLRVEQSTLDEIASTVWHRDEQQVKQ, from the coding sequence ATGAACCGCCAATTCTCACTGGCAGGGCTCCTGCGCCTCCGCCAGATCCAGCAGGACCAGGCCGCCACAGGGCTGGCCCGCGCCCGCTCGCGCTCCAGCTCCGTCCGGGCCAGGGAAGCCGCGGCGCGCCGGGACCTGGGTGCCACCGACGACCCCATCTCCAGTTCCGCCTCGCTGCGCGCCATTGCGGCTGCGCGGTCCTCCTCCCACAGCATGCTCGCGGACCTGCAAAGCCTCGGTCGGATTGCGGAGTCCGAGGAAACCGACGCGCGTAGCGAGTTCATCGCCGCGCGCACCCGTTCCGTCGGCCTGGAAAAGCTGCAGGCCCGCCACCACGCCGAGGTCGCCACCGAGGACCTCCGCGTCGAACAATCCACGCTGGACGAAATCGCATCGACAGTGTGGCACCGCGATGAGCAGCAGGTGAAGCAATGA
- a CDS encoding FliI/YscN family ATPase encodes MIAGWRPKGADYAAALRAAAPQRVGVVTSVMGLGLEVSGLDCALGDLVTVGQNPGLDAEVVAALDSAVRCMPLGRLAGVAAGDPVRAKGGTVLVPTGPGLFGRVLDGLGRPIDGKGPLNSGPRVPIDNEAPNAMKRARIETPLQTGVRVLDTMTTLGKGQRMGLFAGSGVGKSSLLSMIARGTDAEVSVIALVGERGREVREFLEDDLGPAGLARSVVVVATSDEPALMRMRAAFTATRIAESFRDEGQDVVLMMDSLTRVAMAQREIGLSAGEPPATRGYPPSTFSILARLLERAGTAETGSVTGIYTVLVDGDDHNEPIADAARSILDGHVVLDRKLAVTGHFPSVDVLGSVSRVATKVNSRPHLEAAATLRRVLAARKAAQDLIDVGAYQTGTNPLVDAALNHEQDVSRFLQQPMEESTAHPESWQRLDHLTSILGAAA; translated from the coding sequence ATGATCGCCGGGTGGCGCCCCAAGGGAGCCGACTACGCCGCAGCCCTTCGGGCCGCCGCCCCCCAGCGGGTCGGCGTCGTCACCTCCGTGATGGGCCTGGGCCTTGAAGTGTCCGGACTCGACTGCGCGCTCGGCGACCTTGTGACCGTGGGGCAGAACCCGGGCCTCGACGCCGAGGTGGTCGCGGCCCTCGACAGCGCGGTGCGCTGCATGCCGCTGGGCCGGCTCGCCGGCGTTGCCGCCGGCGACCCCGTCCGGGCCAAGGGCGGCACCGTCCTCGTCCCCACCGGGCCGGGCCTCTTCGGCCGGGTTCTCGACGGTCTCGGCCGGCCCATCGACGGTAAGGGCCCGCTCAACAGCGGACCCCGTGTGCCGATCGACAACGAAGCCCCGAATGCGATGAAGCGCGCCCGGATCGAGACCCCGCTGCAGACCGGCGTCCGCGTGCTGGACACGATGACCACGCTGGGCAAGGGCCAGCGCATGGGCCTCTTCGCCGGATCCGGCGTCGGAAAGTCCTCCCTGCTCTCGATGATCGCCCGCGGCACCGACGCCGAAGTCTCCGTGATCGCCCTCGTGGGGGAGCGCGGCCGTGAAGTCCGGGAATTCCTCGAGGACGATCTGGGCCCAGCCGGCCTGGCCCGCTCCGTCGTCGTTGTGGCAACCTCGGACGAACCCGCCCTGATGCGGATGCGCGCGGCCTTCACCGCCACCCGGATCGCCGAATCCTTCCGCGACGAGGGCCAGGACGTCGTCCTGATGATGGACTCCCTCACCCGGGTGGCCATGGCCCAGCGCGAGATCGGCCTGTCCGCCGGCGAGCCGCCCGCCACCCGCGGCTACCCGCCGTCGACCTTCTCGATCCTGGCCCGGCTGCTGGAACGCGCCGGAACCGCCGAAACCGGGTCCGTCACCGGCATCTACACGGTGCTCGTCGACGGCGATGACCACAACGAACCGATCGCCGACGCGGCCCGGTCCATCCTGGACGGGCACGTGGTGCTGGACCGCAAACTCGCCGTCACCGGGCACTTCCCGTCCGTGGACGTCCTCGGGTCCGTCTCCCGCGTCGCCACCAAGGTCAACTCCCGGCCCCACCTCGAGGCCGCCGCGACCCTGCGCAGGGTCCTCGCCGCGCGCAAGGCGGCACAGGACCTGATCGACGTCGGCGCCTACCAGACAGGAACCAACCCCCTGGTGGACGCGGCCCTGAACCACGAGCAGGACGTGAGCAGATTCCTGCAGCAGCCGATGGAGGAATCCACGGCCCATCCCGAGTCCTGGCAGCGGCTCGATCACCTCACCTCGATCCTGGGAGCCGCAGCATGA
- a CDS encoding FliH/SctL family protein → MFTDGPAAGTVPARIVFPSLRSSGPASEQAGYTEGHAAGYAAGVRAAAKEQRRWRDRMAAEQAASLAAGQQDLDRAVRALAVARTDFADRNVQALQDAEGVLARTALELAEAILGYELAEGTRTARAALERALSGNDAATVLAIRLNPADIEVLAKEGLDLPAGLPLLADQSLHRGDAKVEYQQGWFDASLGSALTRARAALLGDGFSGDQA, encoded by the coding sequence ATGTTTACTGACGGGCCCGCGGCCGGCACCGTCCCGGCACGGATTGTCTTCCCCTCGCTTCGCTCCAGCGGGCCCGCCAGCGAACAAGCCGGCTACACCGAGGGCCATGCCGCCGGTTACGCGGCCGGCGTCCGCGCGGCTGCAAAAGAACAGCGCCGCTGGCGGGACCGGATGGCCGCGGAGCAGGCTGCCTCACTCGCCGCCGGTCAGCAGGACCTCGACCGTGCCGTCCGTGCCCTGGCCGTGGCGCGGACCGACTTCGCCGACCGCAATGTCCAGGCCCTGCAGGACGCCGAGGGAGTCCTGGCCCGCACCGCGCTGGAGCTCGCCGAGGCCATCCTGGGCTATGAACTCGCCGAAGGCACCCGCACCGCCCGCGCCGCCCTGGAGCGTGCCTTGTCCGGGAACGACGCCGCCACCGTGCTGGCGATCCGGCTCAACCCGGCCGACATCGAGGTCCTCGCCAAGGAAGGCCTGGACCTGCCCGCCGGATTGCCGCTGCTCGCGGACCAGTCCCTCCACCGTGGCGACGCCAAGGTGGAGTACCAGCAGGGCTGGTTCGATGCCAGCCTGGGCAGCGCCCTGACCCGTGCCCGTGCCGCCCTTCTGGGCGACGGATTTTCCGGAGACCAGGCATGA
- the fliG gene encoding flagellar motor switch protein FliG produces MKLAEVTLTGTQRAAVVLMQMSPDNAAKVMAQLTDSEAEDIAAEIVRLRKVDPDVAEQIMKDFHHAALSSPRQARGGRELAEGLLEASFGSEKAAGLINRLTVNMAGKSFEFLEDLEPVQVLALIDGELPQTIALVLAHLSPRKASAVMSGLPGSLRADVALSIATMGSGAPEAIGIVADTLKLRGGAAVSQQASKVVGGIQPLLEIINRTDAGTERSVLDGLDLLDPELAVEIRAQMVTFDDIVKLERKDVQLVLRGLDASVLAVAMKGASEPVLETITTNVSGRNLEILESEIAALGPLRASQIEEARAAVVRAMRELDAEGSITIQRGDEEDYVY; encoded by the coding sequence ATGAAACTAGCCGAAGTCACCCTTACCGGCACCCAACGTGCCGCCGTCGTGCTCATGCAGATGAGCCCGGACAACGCCGCCAAGGTCATGGCCCAGCTCACCGATTCCGAGGCGGAAGACATTGCCGCCGAGATCGTCCGGCTCCGGAAGGTCGACCCGGACGTGGCCGAGCAGATCATGAAGGACTTCCACCACGCCGCGCTGTCCAGCCCCCGGCAGGCGCGGGGCGGCCGTGAGCTCGCCGAAGGCCTGCTCGAGGCCTCCTTCGGGTCCGAAAAGGCTGCCGGGCTGATCAACCGGCTGACCGTCAACATGGCCGGGAAGTCCTTCGAATTCCTCGAAGACCTGGAGCCGGTGCAGGTTCTGGCGCTGATCGACGGCGAACTGCCGCAGACGATCGCGCTGGTCCTGGCCCACCTCAGCCCCCGCAAAGCCTCCGCCGTGATGTCCGGGCTGCCCGGCTCGCTGCGGGCCGACGTCGCACTGAGTATCGCGACGATGGGTTCCGGCGCACCCGAAGCGATCGGGATCGTGGCGGACACCCTCAAGCTTCGCGGCGGCGCCGCCGTGTCGCAGCAGGCCTCCAAGGTGGTGGGCGGTATCCAGCCGTTGTTGGAGATCATCAACCGGACCGACGCCGGCACGGAACGCTCCGTGCTCGACGGCCTGGACCTGCTGGATCCGGAACTCGCCGTGGAGATCCGCGCCCAGATGGTGACGTTCGACGACATCGTGAAGCTCGAGCGCAAGGACGTCCAGCTGGTGCTCCGTGGCCTCGACGCGTCCGTGCTGGCCGTCGCCATGAAGGGCGCTTCCGAGCCGGTCCTGGAAACCATCACCACCAACGTCTCCGGCCGCAACCTGGAAATCCTCGAATCCGAGATCGCCGCCCTGGGTCCGCTGCGTGCCTCCCAGATCGAAGAAGCCCGCGCAGCCGTGGTCCGGGCCATGCGCGAACTCGACGCGGAAGGTTCCATCACCATCCAGCGCGGGGACGAAGAAGACTATGTTTACTGA
- the fliF gene encoding flagellar basal-body MS-ring/collar protein FliF, translating to MPPQITGFFQRFGAGLKGFTAGQRTIAVIGAALLVVGIIALSAWLTKPALTPLFSGLKDTDANGIVELLRNDNVPYELSDGGSTILVPQEKVYDERLKAAAAGLPTAAATGYSLLDKMGVTSSEFQQSVTYKRALEGELASTISAMDGVNTAAVRLAIPERTVFVSTTPDTTASVFVETTPGSTLSGDKVQAIVHLTSAAIENLKPTNVSVVDSAGNVLSAVGGGAAGSSAKQATDFQQRTSDAVKAVLDRVVGPGNSTVAVAADVTGESAQQKSETFSNAEGALPLSESSKTENYTGTGGGAAGVLGPDNIAVPGGATGDGTFESATATRNNAVNKVTEDRVIPPGAVRRQTISVAVNQAAAGGLNLASLTALVTAAAGIDAERGDVVTVEVVPFSTAAADQAAASLEAAKAEAEAQKQAEFFGTLVTAGSVLLGLLILALVIAIVLRRRQKREPVDLGERLDLDLLPVMPVVTALPPAPATSAIPLTALPPLPGPPPEQLEAERRRVEIDSMVAANPEKAADYLRSLMDDRQPV from the coding sequence ATGCCTCCGCAGATTACCGGCTTTTTCCAGCGCTTCGGCGCGGGCCTCAAAGGATTCACCGCCGGCCAGCGGACTATCGCCGTGATCGGCGCCGCCCTGCTGGTGGTCGGCATCATCGCCCTTTCAGCGTGGCTGACCAAGCCCGCCCTGACCCCGCTGTTCTCCGGCCTCAAGGACACCGACGCCAACGGCATCGTGGAGCTGCTGCGCAACGACAACGTGCCGTACGAACTGAGCGACGGCGGCTCCACCATCCTCGTGCCCCAGGAGAAGGTCTACGACGAACGCCTCAAGGCCGCCGCCGCCGGCCTCCCCACCGCGGCCGCCACCGGCTATTCGCTGCTGGACAAAATGGGCGTCACGTCCTCCGAGTTCCAGCAGTCAGTCACTTACAAGCGCGCCCTCGAAGGCGAGCTCGCCAGCACCATCTCGGCCATGGACGGCGTGAACACCGCGGCCGTCCGCCTGGCCATCCCGGAAAGGACCGTCTTCGTGTCGACGACTCCTGACACCACCGCCTCGGTGTTCGTGGAAACCACGCCAGGCTCCACGCTTTCCGGCGACAAGGTCCAGGCCATCGTGCACCTGACCTCCGCCGCCATCGAAAACCTCAAGCCCACGAACGTTTCCGTCGTCGACTCGGCAGGGAACGTCCTCTCCGCGGTCGGCGGCGGGGCCGCCGGATCCTCCGCCAAGCAGGCAACGGACTTCCAGCAGCGGACCTCCGACGCCGTCAAGGCTGTCCTGGACCGCGTGGTCGGTCCCGGAAACTCCACCGTGGCCGTGGCCGCGGACGTTACCGGCGAATCGGCCCAGCAGAAGAGCGAAACCTTCTCCAACGCCGAAGGCGCCCTTCCACTCAGCGAGTCCTCCAAAACCGAGAACTACACCGGAACCGGGGGAGGAGCCGCGGGGGTCCTCGGCCCGGACAACATCGCGGTTCCCGGCGGCGCCACCGGAGACGGCACCTTCGAATCCGCCACCGCCACCAGGAACAACGCCGTCAACAAGGTCACCGAGGACCGTGTTATTCCGCCGGGCGCCGTCAGGCGCCAGACGATTTCCGTGGCCGTCAACCAGGCCGCCGCCGGCGGGCTGAACCTGGCCTCCCTGACCGCACTGGTTACCGCCGCCGCGGGCATCGACGCCGAACGGGGCGACGTGGTCACGGTGGAGGTCGTCCCCTTCAGCACCGCCGCCGCCGACCAGGCCGCCGCGTCCCTCGAGGCCGCCAAAGCCGAAGCCGAAGCGCAGAAGCAGGCGGAGTTTTTCGGGACGCTTGTTACCGCCGGCAGCGTCCTGCTGGGGCTGCTGATCCTGGCGCTGGTCATCGCGATCGTGCTCCGCCGCCGCCAGAAGCGCGAACCGGTGGACCTCGGCGAACGGCTGGACCTGGACCTCCTGCCGGTGATGCCGGTTGTCACGGCGCTGCCGCCGGCACCCGCGACGTCGGCCATTCCGCTCACCGCCCTGCCCCCGCTGCCGGGGCCGCCGCCCGAACAGCTCGAGGCCGAGCGCCGCCGCGTCGAGATCGACAGCATGGTTGCCGCCAACCCGGAGAAGGCGGCCGACTACCTGCGCAGCCTCATGGATGACAGGCAGCCGGTATGA
- the fliE gene encoding flagellar hook-basal body complex protein FliE has product MPVSPIAPVQGVLPSNFVAGTDGSGFASTLTGAVDNLQQLQSTSKELAVSAVTGDLNDIHNATLASSRAQITLELMATVRNKGVDAFNEIMRMQA; this is encoded by the coding sequence ATGCCTGTTTCCCCGATCGCTCCCGTCCAGGGCGTGCTTCCCTCGAATTTCGTCGCCGGCACTGACGGGTCCGGCTTCGCGAGCACCCTCACCGGCGCCGTGGACAACCTCCAGCAGCTGCAGTCGACGTCGAAAGAGCTGGCCGTCTCGGCGGTCACCGGCGACCTGAACGACATCCACAACGCGACCCTGGCATCCAGCCGCGCCCAGATCACCCTTGAGCTCATGGCAACCGTGCGCAACAAGGGTGTTGACGCGTTCAACGAGATCATGAGGATGCAGGCCTGA
- a CDS encoding flagellar basal body rod protein FlgC, with translation MTFDAIGIAGSALTVHRKWLDAVSDNLANMNNASATSGDAFQARYVEAAEGSDGTGVYVKSTQLGDAEGRIVYQPDHPLADADGNVKYPEIDMAEQMGALIIAQRGYQANAQVVDRARETYLAALEIGRS, from the coding sequence ATGACCTTCGACGCAATCGGCATCGCCGGTTCGGCCCTGACCGTCCACCGCAAATGGCTCGACGCCGTCTCGGACAACCTTGCCAACATGAACAACGCCTCGGCCACCAGCGGCGACGCGTTCCAGGCCCGCTACGTGGAAGCCGCCGAAGGCTCCGACGGCACCGGCGTCTACGTCAAGAGCACCCAGCTCGGCGACGCCGAGGGCCGGATCGTCTACCAGCCGGACCACCCGCTGGCGGACGCCGACGGGAACGTGAAGTACCCGGAAATCGACATGGCCGAGCAGATGGGCGCGCTCATCATCGCCCAGCGCGGCTACCAGGCCAACGCGCAGGTCGTGGACCGCGCCCGCGAGACGTATCTGGCCGCCCTTGAGATTGGAAGATCCTGA
- a CDS encoding flagellar basal body protein has product MLESVTSAALASAMDGLALRQRTIANNIANVNTPNYQAKRVSFEAALAASVKSGDGHAAATTSASLEPTGLNGNNVNLDTETLSNIDTVLRFQFAARAAGGEFNSLRAAMRTS; this is encoded by the coding sequence GTGCTCGAATCCGTGACTTCCGCCGCCTTGGCTAGCGCCATGGACGGCCTTGCGCTGCGCCAGCGCACCATCGCGAACAACATCGCGAACGTCAACACGCCGAATTACCAGGCGAAGCGCGTCAGTTTCGAGGCAGCCCTCGCAGCCTCCGTGAAGTCCGGCGACGGCCACGCCGCAGCCACCACCTCGGCGTCCCTCGAACCGACCGGGCTGAACGGCAACAACGTCAACCTGGACACGGAAACCCTGTCCAACATCGACACCGTGCTGCGCTTCCAGTTCGCGGCCCGCGCCGCCGGCGGCGAGTTCAATTCCCTGCGTGCCGCCATGAGGACCAGCTGA